In Thermococcus camini, a genomic segment contains:
- a CDS encoding magnesium-dependent phosphatase-1, with translation MKLLVLDLDGTLWDHEDASRLTPPYEFHGNYLVDSTGEELHLFHGVREFLEWASERFVLSIASWNVEERVRLILEGFGLWHYFIFPKIENHPNKADMIARTLRELELSGYNVEETIYVDDRDIHIEDVKTTVPSIRFIHMWKDVKSFEELRELLERMG, from the coding sequence ATGAAACTGTTAGTCCTCGATCTCGATGGTACCCTCTGGGATCACGAAGATGCGTCCAGGCTTACGCCGCCATATGAGTTCCACGGCAATTATCTGGTTGATTCTACAGGTGAGGAACTCCATCTCTTCCATGGAGTCAGGGAGTTCCTTGAATGGGCGAGTGAGAGGTTCGTCCTATCCATTGCCAGCTGGAACGTTGAGGAGAGGGTCAGGCTGATCCTTGAGGGCTTCGGCCTATGGCACTACTTCATTTTCCCGAAAATTGAAAACCACCCGAACAAGGCGGACATGATAGCGAGAACGCTCCGGGAGCTGGAGCTTTCGGGATACAACGTTGAGGAGACCATCTACGTGGACGATAGGGATATCCACATCGAAGACGTTAAAACTACCGTCCCCTCTATTCGGTTCATCCATATGTGGAAAGATGTCAAAAGTTTTGAGGAGTTGAGGGAACTTCTTGAAAGAATGGGGTGA
- a CDS encoding ATP-binding protein, which yields MFYDRERELGKLNEVYSFPGSSFLVIYGRRRVGKTALVREFLKDKSGLYFFVGEKDEKLLLEEWSREIVERLSDYLPSYVKPRFSSLEELVGFLLDFSRERRLVVVFDEFQNFKAVKPSFFSPLQELWDEKKDGSNLMLIAVGSYVGMIKRIFMDRKEPLFGRADEWMKLKPFDFWRAYGFVRSMADVNPRHFVEFYSALGGMPRYLLYLPRYYRGDSVETLGRLFFDEFAPLREEGLNVLKLEFGRFYRSYFSILEAVSLGYVTPKEISDKTGMKPLTVSKYLSELTNHYEYLVREVPVTENPLKTRKVAYKISDEFFSFWFRFIYHNYTALEENPDRVFERFRAEFPAFVGETYERIAREFVKRLDLGFKPERVGRWWHRGEEIDVVAYDRKNVALFEVKWKNLSQRDAKRVLKALEKKAELLPLRGNYRFGVIAGKLEDKDWLRKEGFLAFDLEDIIR from the coding sequence ATGTTCTACGACAGGGAGCGCGAGCTGGGGAAGCTCAACGAGGTTTATTCTTTTCCCGGTTCGAGTTTTCTGGTAATCTACGGCAGGCGGAGGGTGGGAAAGACGGCCTTGGTGAGGGAATTCCTAAAAGACAAATCCGGTCTCTACTTCTTCGTCGGTGAAAAGGACGAAAAGCTGCTCCTCGAGGAATGGTCGCGCGAGATCGTGGAGAGGCTCTCCGATTACCTCCCCTCCTATGTGAAGCCGCGATTTTCTTCCCTCGAAGAGCTGGTAGGGTTTCTCCTGGACTTCTCACGCGAGAGAAGGCTCGTGGTGGTGTTCGATGAGTTCCAGAACTTCAAGGCGGTTAAGCCCTCTTTCTTTTCACCCCTCCAGGAGCTCTGGGATGAGAAAAAGGACGGCTCAAACCTGATGCTCATTGCAGTAGGCTCGTACGTCGGCATGATTAAGCGAATCTTCATGGACAGAAAGGAGCCCCTCTTCGGTAGGGCTGACGAGTGGATGAAGCTCAAGCCCTTCGACTTCTGGAGGGCTTACGGTTTTGTGCGCTCTATGGCTGATGTGAACCCAAGGCACTTTGTTGAGTTCTATTCGGCTTTAGGGGGAATGCCGAGGTATCTTCTCTATCTTCCGCGCTACTATCGCGGAGACTCGGTTGAGACTCTCGGGAGGCTTTTCTTCGACGAGTTCGCCCCGCTCAGGGAAGAAGGTCTGAACGTCCTTAAACTTGAGTTCGGCAGGTTCTATCGCTCTTACTTCTCGATTCTCGAAGCGGTCAGCCTCGGCTACGTTACGCCCAAGGAGATAAGCGACAAAACGGGCATGAAGCCGCTGACGGTGAGCAAATACCTCAGCGAGCTGACCAATCACTACGAGTACTTGGTTAGGGAGGTGCCAGTTACCGAGAACCCGCTGAAGACGAGGAAGGTGGCCTATAAGATAAGTGACGAGTTCTTCAGCTTCTGGTTCCGCTTTATTTATCACAACTACACGGCCCTTGAGGAGAATCCAGATAGGGTTTTTGAGCGCTTTAGAGCGGAGTTTCCCGCCTTCGTTGGTGAAACCTACGAGAGAATAGCGAGGGAGTTCGTGAAAAGGCTTGACCTCGGTTTTAAGCCGGAGCGCGTTGGCAGGTGGTGGCACAGGGGGGAGGAGATAGACGTGGTGGCATACGACCGGAAAAACGTTGCCCTCTTCGAAGTAAAGTGGAAGAACCTAAGCCAGAGGGATGCAAAGAGAGTTCTGAAAGCCCTCGAGAAAAAGGCAGAACTCCTGCCTCTGAGGGGAAACTACAGGTTCGGCGTCATAGCGGGGAAGCTTGAGGATAAAGACTGGCTCAGGAAGGAGGGCTTTTTGGCCTTTGACCTTGAGGATATCATTCGCTGA
- a CDS encoding ribose-phosphate diphosphokinase produces the protein MFVVGSGARHLEDEIKALGGRILDAEIKRFPDGEKYVRVLGSSEEVTLVQSTFKPQDEHLVEMILLADALREGGVQKLRAVVPYLAYSRQDRVTKEGEPVSVRAVMRTLAVYYDELYVFDLHNPETLKFFPGKAVNLSPARAVAEYFGEKLGEGVVLAPDKGALGRAKAVAEKLGLEYSHFHKVRVSPTEVRMEPVDVDVKGKNVLIVDDIISTGGTMIRAANLLREMGAEKVFVAATHGVFAEGAIERVSKAVDELAVTNTIPTPVSKISVVPEILKL, from the coding sequence ATGTTCGTGGTTGGAAGCGGTGCCAGGCATCTGGAGGATGAGATAAAGGCCCTCGGCGGCAGGATTCTTGATGCCGAGATAAAGCGGTTCCCCGATGGTGAGAAATACGTCAGGGTCCTTGGTTCTTCGGAGGAGGTTACCCTCGTTCAGTCCACCTTCAAACCCCAGGACGAGCACCTGGTCGAGATGATTCTCCTCGCCGATGCCCTGCGTGAGGGGGGAGTTCAGAAGCTCAGGGCTGTTGTTCCGTACCTTGCCTACTCGAGACAGGACAGGGTCACGAAGGAAGGCGAACCGGTGAGTGTGAGGGCTGTGATGAGAACCCTCGCCGTTTACTACGACGAGCTCTACGTCTTCGACCTCCACAACCCCGAGACCCTCAAGTTCTTCCCGGGTAAGGCGGTCAACCTTTCCCCAGCGAGGGCTGTAGCCGAGTACTTTGGCGAGAAGCTCGGTGAGGGTGTTGTTCTCGCCCCCGACAAAGGCGCCCTTGGAAGGGCGAAGGCCGTTGCCGAAAAGCTGGGCCTTGAGTACAGCCACTTCCACAAGGTCCGCGTCTCCCCGACGGAGGTCAGGATGGAGCCGGTCGACGTTGACGTTAAGGGGAAGAACGTTCTCATAGTCGATGACATCATAAGCACCGGCGGGACCATGATCCGGGCGGCAAACCTGCTCAGGGAGATGGGGGCAGAGAAGGTCTTCGTCGCGGCCACTCACGGTGTTTTCGCAGAAGGTGCCATAGAGCGCGTGAGCAAAGCCGTTGACGAGCTCGCCGTTACGAACACGATACCCACGCCGGTCTCTAAGATAAGCGTGGTGCCCGAGATACTGAAGCTGTGA
- a CDS encoding DUF402 domain-containing protein produces the protein MSTDTGVTVRVRGIYSTALTKLFLDRGFGISQPSNKIVERFNLEKTYDEFDVDVYDKKDHHGVILVGTKVEEVKAALEDEFIDVFFRKLPYQLYGIYKGIVVQRDERYVYVDIGSAIGTIPVKDLPRAKEGDELLVQVKKHNLLPQLSVTLTIPGDYAVLIPKPVGAQRHVKISRKIRDQSERERLRILGLSVDLGEWGILWRTAAAYKDWNLLRDEIVALSKLADTLARADSYAAPSLLIEGRSIYEVEFGGGAKKKLDEIRNRVVPTVEGHHQLKAHDLELGFAVEIAEGILAKVPGQREKVRQGFWESVVANKGPKRGWLFSLEHNKPDGQRIKIGPGEVQEVSLNPLRVTFKRHLKPGKFYDGLDLPIEFGDYVITEIEEGKWWFVHRYYDRDGNLKGEYYNINTPVEIYPDRARYIDLEVDIVKWPDGKKEVIDKEKLTEHYEEGIITEKLYRSVLRIVQEVYERI, from the coding sequence GTGTCTACAGACACAGGAGTTACAGTCCGGGTTAGGGGCATATACAGCACTGCCCTCACCAAGCTGTTCCTCGACAGGGGCTTCGGAATTTCCCAGCCGAGCAACAAAATCGTCGAGCGCTTCAACCTCGAAAAGACCTACGACGAGTTCGATGTTGACGTCTATGACAAGAAGGACCACCATGGAGTCATCCTCGTCGGGACGAAGGTTGAGGAGGTTAAGGCTGCCCTTGAGGACGAATTCATAGATGTCTTCTTCCGGAAGCTTCCCTACCAGCTGTACGGCATCTACAAGGGAATAGTCGTTCAGAGGGACGAGAGATACGTCTACGTGGACATTGGGAGCGCCATAGGTACGATACCTGTTAAGGACCTCCCCCGTGCCAAGGAGGGCGACGAACTCCTCGTCCAGGTCAAAAAGCACAACCTGCTCCCCCAGCTGAGCGTCACCCTGACGATCCCCGGTGACTACGCGGTTCTGATTCCGAAGCCCGTTGGTGCCCAGAGGCACGTCAAGATATCCCGGAAGATAAGGGACCAGAGCGAGCGCGAGAGGCTCCGCATCCTGGGTCTGAGTGTTGACCTCGGGGAGTGGGGGATACTGTGGAGAACCGCCGCCGCCTACAAGGACTGGAACCTTCTCCGCGATGAGATAGTGGCGCTCTCGAAGCTGGCCGACACCCTCGCGAGGGCAGACTCCTACGCGGCTCCGTCCCTTCTGATCGAGGGACGCAGTATTTACGAGGTCGAGTTCGGTGGCGGGGCGAAGAAGAAGCTCGACGAGATACGGAACAGGGTGGTTCCGACAGTTGAGGGCCACCACCAGCTGAAGGCCCACGACCTTGAACTCGGGTTCGCGGTGGAGATAGCCGAGGGAATACTTGCCAAGGTGCCGGGCCAGCGGGAGAAGGTCAGGCAGGGCTTCTGGGAGTCAGTCGTTGCCAACAAGGGGCCGAAGAGGGGCTGGCTCTTCAGCCTCGAGCACAACAAACCCGACGGCCAGAGGATAAAGATAGGGCCCGGTGAAGTTCAGGAGGTTTCCCTGAACCCGCTCAGGGTCACCTTCAAGCGCCACCTCAAGCCCGGAAAGTTCTACGATGGTCTCGACCTGCCGATAGAGTTTGGCGACTACGTCATCACGGAGATAGAGGAAGGAAAGTGGTGGTTTGTGCACCGCTACTACGACCGCGACGGCAACCTGAAGGGCGAGTACTACAACATAAACACGCCGGTGGAGATCTATCCTGACAGGGCCCGCTACATCGACCTCGAGGTGGACATCGTTAAATGGCCGGACGGCAAGAAGGAGGTAATAGACAAGGAGAAGCTGACCGAGCACTACGAGGAGGGCATAATTACCGAGAAGCTCTACCGCTCTGTCCTCAGAATAGTCCAGGAGGTTTACGAGAGGATTTGA
- the radB gene encoding DNA repair and recombination protein RadB has product MLSTGVKSLDELLGGGIAEGVLTQIYGGFATGKTTLAVQIGLLSDGKVAYIDTEGGFSPERLSQMAKARGLDPEEALQRFILFTPSDFKEQRRSVGSLKKIVDGTFSLVVVDSLTAHYRVEENRRGLSAELGKQLQVLLWIARRNRIPVIVINQVHFDSRAERMKPVAEHTLNYRTKDILRLDKLSTPGLRVAVLERHRFRPEGGMVHFRITEKGIEDVSE; this is encoded by the coding sequence ATGCTCTCAACGGGGGTCAAATCACTCGACGAGCTTCTGGGTGGGGGCATAGCGGAAGGCGTCCTAACCCAGATTTACGGGGGCTTCGCCACGGGGAAGACAACGCTGGCGGTTCAGATAGGCCTTCTCAGCGACGGAAAGGTTGCCTACATCGACACGGAGGGCGGCTTCTCTCCGGAGAGGCTGAGCCAGATGGCTAAAGCCAGGGGGCTGGATCCGGAGGAAGCCCTTCAGCGCTTCATTCTATTCACCCCCTCGGATTTCAAGGAGCAGCGGCGCTCGGTTGGGAGCCTGAAGAAGATCGTTGATGGGACGTTCTCCCTCGTCGTCGTTGACTCGCTAACCGCCCATTATCGTGTTGAGGAGAACAGGAGGGGCCTGAGCGCGGAGCTGGGCAAGCAGCTCCAGGTGCTCCTCTGGATAGCCAGAAGAAACCGCATTCCGGTGATAGTCATCAACCAGGTTCACTTCGACAGCCGGGCGGAGAGGATGAAGCCCGTCGCCGAGCACACGCTCAACTACCGGACGAAGGACATTTTAAGGCTCGACAAGCTCAGCACGCCGGGGCTGAGGGTAGCGGTCCTGGAAAGACACAGGTTCAGACCAGAAGGAGGAATGGTCCACTTCAGGATAACGGAGAAGGGGATTGAGGACGTCAGCGAATGA
- a CDS encoding DUF366 family protein has product MELLIVKDRRIDYDGSAIESHWAYRNFGMLGNSLVIFRGKCDVKVEEMIDIEDLRASKEIKSDDMVHYIIEVFDLVNTLFASTLQKLFIAKLCEVLAEYGVKTTRKGDDIYVDGKKLSISIATVSPVSVKIHIGINVEAKGIPEGVDAIGLKELGITDVDGFMEMTGKALVEEFNKVKKDSLKVRWAQ; this is encoded by the coding sequence ATGGAGCTGCTCATCGTGAAGGATAGACGCATAGACTACGACGGTTCCGCGATAGAGAGCCACTGGGCCTACAGGAACTTCGGAATGCTCGGGAACTCTCTAGTCATCTTCCGAGGAAAGTGCGACGTTAAGGTTGAGGAGATGATTGACATCGAAGATTTGAGGGCAAGCAAGGAAATCAAGAGCGATGACATGGTCCACTACATAATCGAGGTCTTTGACCTTGTCAATACCCTCTTCGCCTCGACGCTCCAGAAGCTCTTCATAGCCAAGCTCTGCGAGGTTCTGGCTGAATATGGGGTAAAAACTACAAGAAAGGGAGACGACATCTACGTGGACGGCAAGAAGCTCAGCATCTCGATAGCCACCGTTTCACCGGTCAGCGTCAAGATCCATATCGGGATAAACGTTGAGGCGAAGGGAATTCCGGAGGGCGTTGATGCCATAGGCCTCAAGGAGCTCGGCATCACCGATGTTGATGGGTTCATGGAGATGACGGGAAAGGCCCTCGTCGAGGAGTTCAACAAGGTGAAGAAGGACAGCCTGAAGGTCAGGTGGGCTCAGTAG
- a CDS encoding DUF1614 domain-containing protein yields the protein MNRRRLIIPPVSLPVLLVMGVLFVIIFAFFSSVVMAAFEKLGIPPDVAYALFIFALVGSFLNIPIAEETSYEPVVRVREVRFFGIAYPVPFFDWEERRIIIAINVGGAIVPISVAVYEIFRMVYFSRWALLFNTLLAVLIASLFSHAVARPVRGLGIAMPLFLPPLMAILLGWLLGGSNPNAVAYISGTLGVLIGADLMNWNRIKNLGAPMVSIGGAGTFDGIFLAGIIAVLLV from the coding sequence ATGAACAGACGTCGCCTCATAATCCCGCCCGTTTCACTCCCCGTGCTCCTGGTTATGGGGGTTCTTTTCGTCATCATCTTCGCATTCTTCTCCAGTGTCGTTATGGCAGCATTCGAAAAGCTAGGGATTCCCCCGGACGTCGCCTATGCTCTCTTCATCTTTGCGCTCGTGGGGAGCTTCCTAAACATACCAATCGCGGAGGAAACGTCCTACGAGCCAGTCGTGAGGGTGAGAGAGGTTAGGTTCTTTGGAATAGCCTACCCCGTTCCGTTCTTTGACTGGGAGGAGAGGCGCATAATCATTGCCATAAACGTGGGAGGGGCCATCGTTCCCATAAGCGTGGCCGTCTATGAGATATTCAGGATGGTGTACTTCAGCCGGTGGGCCCTTCTCTTCAACACCCTCCTGGCGGTTCTCATTGCTTCTCTCTTCAGCCATGCCGTTGCCAGACCTGTCAGGGGCCTTGGAATAGCCATGCCTCTCTTCCTGCCACCCCTGATGGCCATACTCCTTGGCTGGCTCCTCGGCGGGAGCAATCCGAACGCCGTTGCCTACATCAGCGGGACCCTCGGCGTCCTGATAGGTGCCGACCTGATGAACTGGAACAGAATCAAGAACCTCGGAGCGCCTATGGTGAGTATCGGCGGAGCCGGAACCTTTGACGGCATATTCCTGGCGGGGATTATTGCCGTCCTTCTGGTATGA
- a CDS encoding MBL fold metallo-hydrolase — MKIIWYGHACFWVETNGVRLLIDPYPEVDDDRIGEVDYILITHEHVDHYGKVELLSRLRDATVIGPKPVYMTAISDGVTKVREIEDGQTIELENGVKVTAFYMEHPSSQYPLGYLIEGDKALFHTGDTYSTPVLQRLRGRVDVLLVPISGRSTANEREAAQIVEDVRPRLVIPMHYGVYGTGSPEKLRDELQKKRIWTLVRPLELYEEFTL; from the coding sequence ATGAAGATTATCTGGTATGGACACGCGTGCTTTTGGGTCGAGACCAACGGTGTGAGACTCCTCATCGACCCGTATCCCGAGGTGGACGATGACAGGATAGGTGAGGTTGACTACATACTGATAACCCACGAGCATGTTGACCACTACGGCAAGGTGGAGCTCCTCTCGCGACTCCGCGACGCTACCGTGATAGGACCCAAGCCGGTTTACATGACCGCCATCAGCGATGGTGTGACGAAGGTCAGGGAGATCGAGGACGGCCAGACCATCGAGCTCGAGAACGGCGTTAAGGTGACCGCATTCTACATGGAGCACCCCTCAAGCCAGTACCCCCTGGGCTACCTGATAGAGGGGGACAAGGCCCTCTTCCACACGGGCGACACGTACTCCACACCAGTCCTCCAGAGACTCCGCGGAAGGGTGGACGTTCTCCTGGTGCCGATAAGCGGCCGCTCAACGGCCAACGAGCGCGAAGCGGCCCAGATTGTTGAGGATGTGCGCCCACGCCTCGTCATACCCATGCACTACGGCGTCTACGGGACCGGAAGCCCCGAGAAGCTCAGGGATGAGCTCCAGAAGAAGCGCATCTGGACCCTCGTCAGGCCCCTTGAACTCTACGAAGAGTTCACCCTTTAG